Proteins from one Nicotiana tabacum cultivar K326 chromosome 23, ASM71507v2, whole genome shotgun sequence genomic window:
- the LOC142177334 gene encoding uncharacterized protein LOC142177334: MGLNETYAQSRSQILMTVPSPSLNKAYNMLMQDESQRMKSNMITPCAQPLPNLDLNDPTALAAMQNNMFKKPNGLYCDYCNMKGHKRENCYKLVGANYLGHSDTSCSNSPAHPSTHYMPMPTFTPEQHQQILQLINKTVPSQEEVANMADISNCSNVSLSEGTEFIPWVVDTGATNHMVSSLNILLNLELITPNANKIHLPNGHVTSVTHVGSVSLFNDELTNVLYVPLFKYNLLSISKLTKQLQCCVGFYPDFCIFQDLCTSKVKGIGKEKDGLYLLQPTKKLSPVKAHVPCTSVFPFSASIKTIRSDNRLELCNSQCNTLFTSLGVVHQSSYVHTPQQNGVAERKYRHLLEMAMALRFQANAPLKFWIQAMKLEIEALTDNHTWYKARLVAKDLTQHEGLDYHSTFSPVVKIVTVRCVVSLAAQHNWPLYQMDVYNAFLQGYLFEEVYMSLPQGFGSQGRIRFASSSNHYMASNKQVGNGI, from the exons ATGGGCTTAAATGAGACCTATGCACAGTCACGCAGCCAGATTTTGATGACAGTTCCAAGTCCATCATTGAACAAAGCCTACAATATGCTCATGCAAGATGAAAGCCAACGAATGAAGTCAAATATGATAACACCGTGTGCTCAGCCATTACCAAACCTGGATTTGAATGATCCTACAGCTCTTGCTGCTATGCAGAACAACATGTTTAAGAAACCAAACGGATTATACTGTGATTATTGCAATATGAAAGGACATAAAAGGGAGAATTGCTACAAATTGGTTGG TGCCAATTACTTGGGGCACTCAGATACATCATGCTCCAATAGTCCTGCTCATCCATCTACTCATTACATGCCAATGCCTACTTTCACTCCTGAACAACATCAACAGATCCTACAGCTGATCAACAAGACAGTACCCTCACAGGAAGAAGTTGCTAATATGGCAGATATATCTAATTGCTCTAATGTTAGTTTATCTGAAGGCACTGAATTCATTCCATGGGTGGTTGACACAGGGGCAACAAATCATATGGTTTCTAGCTTGAATATTTTGCTAAATCTTGAACTAATTACACCTAATGCCAACAAAATTCATTTACCAAATGGTCATGTGACCTCTGTTACACATGTTGGTTCAGTTTCACTGTTTAATGATGAACTAACAAATGTCCTCTATGTTCctcttttcaaatataatctttTGTCTATCTCAAAACTGACCAAACAACTGCAATGTTGTGTGGGTTTTTATCCTGATTTCTGCATCTTCCAAGATCTTTGCACTAGCAaggtgaaggggattggtaaGGAGAAGGATGGTCTATACTTACTTCAACCTACCAAGAAGCTATCACCTGTCAAAGCACATGTTCCATGTACTTCAGTCTTCCCT TTTTCTGCTTCTATCAAGACCATTAGATCAGACAATAGACTTGAACTTTGCAATTCTCAATGTAACACTCTTTTTACTTCTCTTGGAGTGGTGCATCAAAGTTCATATGTTCATACCCCTCAACAGAATGGGGTAGCTGAGAGGAAATACAGGCACTTGCTTGAGATGGCAATGGCACTCAGGTTTCAAGCTAATGCACCTCTAAAGTTCTGGATTCAGGCTATGAAGCTTGAGATTGAGGCCCTCACTGACAATCATACATG GTATAAGGCCAGATTAGTGGCCAAAGACCTTACCCAACATGAGGGTCTGGATTACCATAGCACCTTCTCTCCTGTAGTGAAGATTGTGACTGTCAGATGTGTTGTGTCTTTGGCTGCTCAGCATAATTGGCCACTCTACCAGATGGATGTCTACAATGCCTTCCTTCAGGGATACTTGTTTGAGGAAGTCTACATGTCCTTGCCACAGGGATTTGGTAGCCAGGGGAGAATAAGGTTTGCAAGCTCCTCAAATCACTATATGGCCTCAAACAAGCAAGTAGGCAATGGAATTTGA
- the LOC107816677 gene encoding endoplasmin homolog has product MRKWTIPSVLFLLCLLFLLPDQGRRIQANAEAESDAPVDPPKVEEKLGAVPHGLSTDSDVVKRESESMSRKTLRADAEKFEFQAEVSRLMDIIINSLYSNKDIFLRELISNASDALDKIRFLSLTDKEVLGEGDNTELEIQIKLDKEKKILSIRDRGIGMTKEDLIKNLGTIAKSGTSAFVEKMQTSGDLNLIGQFGVGFYSVYLVADYVEVISKHNDDKQYVWESKADGAFAISEDVWNEPLGRGTEIRLHLRDEAGEYLDEYKLKDLVKKYSEFINFPINLWASKEVEKEVPVDGDESSDEEETSETSPSEEEGDEDDSEKPEDEKKPKTKKVKETTYEWELLNDVKAIWLRNPKEVTEEEYTKFYHSLAKDFSDEKPFAWSHFNAEGDVEFKAVLFVPPKAPQDLYESYYNSKKSNLKLYVRRVFISDEFDELLPKYLSFLMGLVDSDTLPLNVSREMLQQHSSLKTIKKKLIRKALDMIRKIADEDPDESNDKDKKDVEESSADNEKKGQYTKFWNEFGKSVKLGIIEDATNRNRLAKLLRFETSKSDGKLTSLDQYISRMKAGQKDIFYITGASKEQLEKSPFLERLTKKNYEVIFFTDPVDEYLMQYLMDYEDNKFQNVSKEGLKLGKDSKAKELKESFKELTKWWKGALASDNVDDVKISNRLADTPCVVVTSKYGWSANMERIMQSQTLSDASKQAYMRGKRVLEINPRHPIIKELRDRVIKDPEDESVKQTAQLMYQTALLESGFLLNDPKDFASRIYSSVKSSLNVSPDATVEEEEDIEEPEAETDDKEAAAKDDSDAKDEL; this is encoded by the exons ATGAGGAAGTGGACGATCCCTTCCGTTCTGTTTCTGTtatgtcttcttttccttcttccaGATCAAG GTCGGAGGATACAAGCAAATGCGGAAGCTGAATCTGACGCCCCTGTAGATCCGCCAAAGGTTGAGGAAAAGCTTGGTGCTGTTCCACATGGTTTATCCACTGATTCTGATGTCGTTAAAAG GGAATCGGAGTCTATGTCAAGGAAAACTCTCCGAGCTGATGCAGAGAAATTTGAGTTCCAAGCTGAGGTCTCTCGGCTTATGGACATCATTATCAACTCCCTTTACAGTAACAAGGACATCTTCTTGAGGGAGCTGATCTCGAATGCATCCGAT GCGCTGGACAAGATTAGGTTCCTGTCACTTACTGACAAGGAAGTACTTGGGGAAGGTGATAACACTGAGCTTGAGATCCAG ATTAAActggataaagaaaagaaaattctttCCATTCGTGACAGAGGTATAGGAATGACTAAGGAGGATTTAATAAAGAACTTGGGAACTATAGCTAAATCTGGAACTTCAG CCTTTGTTGAGAAGATGCAGACAAGTGGAGACCTTAATCTGATTGGACAATTTGGTGTTGGGTTTTACTCGGTCTATCTTGTAGCTGACTATGTTGAGGTCATCAGCAAGCATAACGATGACAAACA ATATGTCTGGGAGTCGAAGGCTGATGGGGCATTTGCCATTTCTGAGGATGTATGGAATGAACCTCTTGGTCGTGGAACCGAAATTAGATTGCACCTCAGAGATGAAGCAGGAGAATATTTGGACGAGTACAAACTGAAG GACCTGGTGAAGAAATACTCTGAATTCATCAACTTCCCTATAAATCTTTGGGCAAGCAAAGAGGTTGAGAAGGAGGTTCCTGTCGATGGAGACGAGTCAAGTGATGAAGAGGAAACAT CTGAAACCAGCCCTtctgaagaagaaggagatgaagatgATTCTGAGAAGCCAGAAGATGAGAAAAAGCCTAAAACTAAGAAAGTGAAGGAAACCACTTATGAGTGGGAGCTTTTGAATGATGTGAAAGCTATATGGCTTCGGAATCCAAAGGAGGTGACAGAGGAAGAGTATACGAAATTCTATCACTCACTTGCAAAG GACTTCAGTGATGAGAAGCCCTTTGCTTGGAGTCACTTTAATGCTGAAGGTGATGTTGAGTTCAAGGCTGTACTGTTTGTCCCTCCTAAGGCTCCTCAAGATTTATATGAAAGCTACTACAACTCCAAGAAATCCAACTTGAAGTTATATGTCAGACGGGTCTTTATCTCTGATGAATTTGACGAATTGCTGCCCAAGTACTTGAGTTTCCTAATG GGTCTTGTTGATTCTGACACCTTACCCCTCAATGTCTCAAGAGAAATGCTTCAGCAGCACAGCAGCTTGAAGACAATTAAGAAGAAACTCATCCGCAAGGCCCTTGACATGATACGCAAGATTGCTGATGAGGATCCTGATGAATCTAAcgacaaggataagaaag ATGTTGAAGAATCCAGTGCAGACAACGAGAAGAAAGGTCAATACACAAAGTTTTGGAATGAATTTGGAAAGTCAGTAAAACTTGGTATCATAGAAGATGCAACTAACAGAAATCGCTTGGCTAAGCTCCTCCGATTTGAGAC CTCAAAATCAGATGGTAAACTAACTTCCCTAGATCAGTACATCTCAAGGATGAAGGCTGGACAGAAGGATATCTTCTATATAACTGGAGCTAGCAAAGAGCAGTTGGAGAAATCACCATTCCTTGAGAGGCTAACTAAGAAAAATTATGAG GTAATTTTCTTCACGGATCCCGTAGATGAATACCTGATGCAGTACCTTATGGACTATGAAGACAATAAGTTCCAAAATGTATCCAAAGAGGGCCTGAAACTGGGCAAGGATTCAAAAGCCAAAGAGCTCAAGGAGTCATTTAAGGAGCTAACCAAATGGTGGAAGGGTGCTCTTGCTAGTGACAATGTAGACGATGTCAAGATTAGCAACCGTTTGGCCGACACCCCTTGTGTAGTTGTGACATCGAAATATGGTTGGAGTGCCAATATGGAAAGAATCATGCAGTCACAAACTCTGTCGGATGCAAGCAAGCAGGCGTATATGCGGGGTAAAAGGGTGCTTGAGATCAACCCTAGGCACCCAATTATCAAGGAGCTTCGGGATAGAGTAATCAAGGACCCTGAG GATGAGAGCGTGAAGCAAACGGCTCAGCTGATGTACCAGACAGCATTACTGGAGAGTGGTTTCCTGCTCAATGACCCAAAGGATTTTGCCTCCCGCATCTACAGCTCAGTTAAGAGCAGTTTAAATGTCAGCCCTGATGCAACAGTCGAGGAAGAAGAGGATATTGAGGAACCTGAAGCTGAAACTGATGACAAGGAAGCTGCtgccaaagatgattctgatgcgAAGGACGAATTATAG